The Thioalkalivibrio nitratireducens DSM 14787 DNA segment GCACTCGCCGCGGAGGTTTCGTGATAATCAGGACTTCTTTTTCATCATCGGGGGTGGCCGCCCCCGCCATGACAGTTCGGCAGGGGGAACGCGTACGTCGCTTCATGTCGTCTGGGCGCGCGCGATCGCAGCCAATGTGAAAGAATCCGCGGCACGAGCGAGCGCCAGGCGACTTCGGGCTGTCATGCGGGTGGTGTAAAAGGAAGGGCTTTGTGCGGGCCAGCGTGGCAGGCTGGACCGCGCGGGCTGTAGCGCCGATGCGCGGCCGGAATGCCTGCCGCCCATCCTGTTTGTCTCCAATGGGAAAAGTGCAATGAATCTGACCGTTATTGGCACCGGCTACGTCGGCCTCGTCACTGGTACCTGCTTTGCGGAGATGGGCCACCACGTGACCTGCGTGGACGTGGACCAGCGCAAGATCGAAAACCTGAACAAGGGGATTCTGCCGATCTACGAGCCGGGGCTCGACGCGATGGTCGAGCACAACGCGCGCGACGGGCGCTTGGCGTTCACCTCGTCGCTGCCGGAGGCGATGCGCAGTTCGGACGTCTATTTCATCGCGGTGGGTACGCCCCCCGGCGAGGACGGCTCGGCCGATCTCCAGTACGTGCTCGCCGTCGCGCGGGAGATCGGGGCCCATCTCGAGCGCTATGCGCTGGTGGTCGACAAGTCGACCGTGCCGGTGGGCACCGCCGAGCAGGTGCGTGCCGCTATCGACTCCGAACTCGAGCGCCGCGGTGTGCACGTGGAGTTCGATGTGGTGTCGAACCCCGAATTCTTGAAGGAAGGCGCCGCAATCCACGACTTCATGAAACCGGACCGGATCGTGGTCGGTGCCGAGAGCGATCGTGCGATCGATCTGATGCGCGAGCTGTACGCCGATTTCACCCGTAGCCACGACCGGCTGTTGGTGATGGGGGTGCGCGACGCGGAAATGACCAAGTACGTCGCCAACGCGATGCTGGCCACCAAGATCTCCTTCATGAACGAAGTCGCGAACCTCTGCGATCGCATGGGCGTCGATGTCGAGAACGTTCGCACCGGCATCGGCTCCGATAGCCGCATCGGGTACTCGTTCATCTATCCCGGCTGCGGCTATGGGGGATCGTGCTTCCCCAAGGATGTGAAGGCGCTGATCCGGATGGCCGGGAATCACGATTTCGTTCCCAGCGTCCTCGAGGCGGTCGAGGCGCGCAACGAGCAGCAGAAGGGGTACTTGTTCGAGAAGATCCGTGCGCACTACGGGCCGGACCTCTCGGGTCGCAGGTTCGCGCTGTGGGGGCTCGCCTTCAAGCCCGGCACCGACGACATGCGCGAGGCAGCGTCCAAGGTGTTGCTGCGCCAGTTGATCGACGCCGGCGCGAGCGTACGCGCCTATGACCCGATCGCGATGGACGTGGCCCGCGATGAACTGCCGGCGGAGTGGTTCGGTGACGGTCGCCTGACGCTGGTGGACCACCAGTACGATGCGCTGCGGGATGCCGATGCACTCGCGCTGGTCACCGAATGGAAACCCTTCCGCCATCCGGACTTTGACGCGATGCGCCGCCTGATGCGCCCGGACCCCGCGATCTTCGACGGCCGTAACCAGTACCAGCCGGAGAACATGCAGAGCGACGGCTTTGTCTACTACGGGGTCGGCCGGTAATGTGAGCATCCCGACGCCGATCATCGGTGGGGTGGCCCGCCCGGGTCTGCTACCATCCATTGAATTCCCCGGCGGTGTCAGTGCCGCCGTTTTGCAAGCGCGTAACCCCGGTGGGCCGTCTGGATGAACGACCTCTCGTGTTTCATGCCCTACGACATCCGCGGCCGGGTGCCCGATGATCTCGACACGGCGCTGGCCCGCGACATCGGCCGGGCTTTCGTCGCCGAGTTCGGGGCGCGCCGGGTCGTGGTCGGTCACGACGTGCGCCTGGAAAGCCCCGCGCTGGCAGCGGCGCTGTCGACCGGGTTGGCCGACAGCGGCGCGGACGTCGTCGACATCGGCCTGTGCGGTACCGAGGAGGTGTATTTCGGCACGGTGCACCAGGCCGCGGACGGCGGGATCATGGTGACCGCGAGCCACAACCCGAAGGGCTACAACGGCATGAAGCTGGTGCGGGCCGGCGCGGTGCCGGTCAGCGGCGACAGTGGGCTGCTCGCGATCCGGGATCGCATCGCCGCGCGGGATTTGCCGCCCCCGGGGCCGCCCGGGCGTGTGATGGTGAACGACGACAAGACCCCGTACCTCCAGCATCTGCTGGGCTACATCGACCCGGCGGCCCTGCGGCCGCTGAAGATCGTGGCCGATCCCGGCAATGGCGGCGCCGGTCCGGTGGTGCAGCGGCTCGCGGAGCGGCTGTCGCCGCTGGAGTTCGTGCTGATCCACGAGATCCCCGACGGCAATTTTCCGAACGGCGTGCCGAACCCGCTGCTGCCCGAGCGGCGCGCGGCCACCACCGAGGCCGTGCGCATGCACGGCGCCGACTTCGGCATCGCGTGGGACGGTGATTTCGACCGCTGTTTCCTGTTCGACGCCGACGGGCGCTTCATCGAGGGCTATTACCTGGTGGGTCTGCTTGCGGAGGTGATGCTGCGCAAGTACCCGGGCGAGAAGATCCTGCACGATCCGAGGTTGACCTGGAATACCATCGAGCAGGTGAAGGCCGCCGGCGGCCAGCCGGTGCTGACCAAGACCGGCCATGCCTTCATGAAGGAGCGCCTGCGCCGCGAGGACGCGGTATACGGTGGGGAGATGAGCGCGCATCACTATTTCCGCGACTTCGCGTATTGCGACAGCGGCATGATTCCCTGGCTGCTGATTGCCGAACTGATCAGCCGCAGCGGCCGCAGCCTGGCCGAGCTGGTCGACGCGCGGATGGCGGCGTTTCCCTGCAGTGGCGAGATCAATTACCGCGTGCCGGCGGTGGCTCCGGTGCTGGAGCGCGTGCTCGCTCATTTCGCGCCCCAGCACCCGGGAATCGACCGCACCGACGGGATCAGCGTGGAATTCCCCGACTGGCGCTTCAACCTGCGCGCGTCCAACACGGAGCCGCTGCTGCGTCTGAACGTCGAGTCGCGCGGCGATCCGGGAGCCGTCGCGCGGCATGTCCAGGAACTTGCCAGCCTGATCGAGAGCCGCTGATGCCGGCAACGGATCCGGAACCCGTGGCTCGGCGGCTCCCGCTGCCGGCGTTACACAAGGAAGGGCCGGCGGAGCATGGTACAGGCTTCTCGGGCGGGTACGGCGGTGGCCGGAGCGGCAGGGCGGAAGCGGGCGCGGACCGTGATCCGCAGGCGTGCCGAATGCCCGTGTGCCCGCGGCGCTGCCGGCGGATGCAGCGGCTCGTGCCCGCGGTAGCCATCGCGTTCTACAGGCAACGAGTTCCTGGCCGTCGAGAACAAGGAAGAACGTCATGATTCATGCAGTCATTCTGGCTGGCGGCAGCGGGACCCGGTTGTGGCCGTTGTCGCGCCGCCAGCTGCCGAAACAGTTTCTGCGCCTGGAGGGCGACCGGTCGCTGCTCGAGGCGACGCTGGATCGCCTGCAGCCGCTGGTTGACCCGGCCAACGCGCTGGTCGTGACCGGGTGTGAGCACGCGCGTGGCGAGGCGTATCAGGCGCTGCGGCCGTTCCGGACGCTGCTCGAACCGGTCGGGCGCAACACGGCGCCTGCGATCGCGCTTGCCGCGGCGTGGCTGAGCCGGGGCGGGGCCGATCCGGTGATGCTGGTCTTGCCGGCGGATCACGTGATCCGCGACCGGCCAGCGTTTCACGCGGCGCTGCGACAGGCGATCGATGCCGCCGAGCAGGGTGCACTGGTCACGTTCGGGATCCGGCCGACGCATCCCGAGACGGGCTACGGCTACGTCCGTGCGGTGACCGACGGGCGCGCGGACGCTCCGGTCGAGCGCTTCACCGAAAAACCGGACGCGGCGACCGCCGAGGCCTTCCTGGCGGACGGCCATTACTGGTGGAATTCCGGAATGTTCGTCTGGCGCGCGTCGACGATTCTCGACGAGATCCAGCGCCACCTGCCCGATCTGTACGAGGTGCTGGAACGAATCCGCGCCGAGTGGCACCGCGAGCCGGAGCGGGACGATCCGCAGCCTGCGGTCGAGGCCCTGTTCCACGAAATGCCGTCGATCTCGATCGACTACGGCGTGCTCGAACGTTCGGACAACGTGCGGCTGGTGCCCTGCGACATCGGTTGGTCGGATGTCGGCAGCTGGGATGCGGTGCACGAACTGGCGCAACAGGATGCACGCGGAAACGCGGCCCAGGGCAACGTGCTCGCGATCGATTGTGACAACACGCTGATTCATGCAGGCAAGCGTCTGGTCGCTGCCGCTGGCGTCCGCGATCTCTGCGTGGTGGAGACCGCCGACGCCGTGCTGGTGGTGCCGCGGGGCGAAACCCAGCGGGTGCGCGACCTGGTCGGCGAGCTGAACCGTCGGGATGCCGCCGAGTCGCGGCTGCACCTGACGGTGCAGAGGCCCTGGGGCAGCTACACGGTGCTGGAGGAGTCCCCGGCGTACAAGATGAAGCGGATCACGGTGACGCCGGGCGCCAGTCTGAGCCTGCAGCGGCATCAGCATCGCTCGGAGCACTGGATCGTGGTTTCCGGAACAGCGACCGTGACCCGGGGTGAGGAGGTGTTCACGGTGACGCGCAACGAGAGCACCTACATTCCGATCGGCGAACGGCACCGGCTGGAAAACCGCGGCCGGATTCCGCTCCAGATCATCGAGGTCCAGGTGGGCGAGTACCTGGAGGAAGACGACATCGAGCGCTTCGACGACGTCTATCAGCGTCACCAGGCGAATTGAAAACCCCGCCTCGCTTGCGCGGGACGGGGTGGGAGAGGACTACGGCCTCGTCCTCTCACGAACTTTGATGGCCCTGTGTCACCGCATGACGATAGAATCGCCCTCCCCGCTTGCGGGGGAGGGTTGACGGGGGGTACAGCGGGCGTCTTTCCCGTTGTGCCCGGGCGCGACGGTGGCAGCCGCTGCCAGCTACGGGCGCTGGATCAGTTGAGCACGCCCTTCAGGATGGTCTCGTTCTCCTCGGTCGCGTCGGCCATCACCTTGGCGATGGTGCCACCGAAGGCCTGGGCCATCAGCTGCGTGTTCATGCGCGAAACCACCACGCGCCCGTCGCCGGTCTCGTAGACGGAGATGCGGCAGGGCATCAGCGACGTCACGAGCTTGGCCCGGTCCTCGGCCAGGATCTTGGCCGCGTGATGGGGCTGGCACAGTTCCACCACCGCGACGCGGCCTACGTCGTACCCATAGGGCGCCACCGCATCGTGAAGCATATGCACGGTGGGTACCTTCCAGCCGTGTTCTGCCGCTGTGGTCTCGACGATTTCAATCGTTTCCTCGAACGTGTAACGGCTATCGTCCTCGACGATCATCAGTTTCGGGGCCGCCGAGAAGGCGGTGAGCATCATCGCGCCGACGCCCAGCACGAAGCCGCCAATTCCGGTAACAATCAGTTTTTTGGTCATGTCTCGATTTCTCCGTTTCTCAAGGCCGTTGTCGACCTCAGATTGTTCATATTTTAATCAATGGCTTGCGCAACCCTGGACCCCGTCTGGCGTTCATCACTGGCCACAGCCGGTGCGGTGGCTATCAGGCCGACCGTCGCCTCGGGTCGAGGCTCGCTTTAGGTTTGGGCGTGGACCACCGGGTGGTGTACGGGGCGCGGGAGCGCGTACCTCTGGAGGCATATTAGCGAGTGCTAATGCGTGGTGTCATGCTCACACACTGAAGGTCGGGCCTTCAATCGCATTTTTTCGCTCGTTTGCGCCGGAATCGTCGCTGTTACCGTCACAGAACCCGCTGCTAGCGTCTCGGGCGGTCCGCGGGTCGGAAAGGCGCAGGGTCATCGGGCACACGGCGTTGGTACCGGCCAGACACGGGCGGTGCCCCCAGCGCCGGATGGCGGATGGCGGATGGCGGTTGCCGGATGCCGGCCTTCGGCCTTTTCCGCGCAACACTTCGCTGATGTTCCGAGGTGACCGCCCGCTCCATCGCAGCGACGTCGGATGCGCCGGCGCCCGGCCACCAGCGGTCTGCTGCCGCGGCGGGTCTTTCCTGCGTCGGGCGGACACGGGCGGCCGCGGCCGGATTGACAAGTTTCCCCGAGAACCGTGTTAATGAGCGCGGTTACAC contains these protein-coding regions:
- a CDS encoding UDP-glucose dehydrogenase family protein, producing MNLTVIGTGYVGLVTGTCFAEMGHHVTCVDVDQRKIENLNKGILPIYEPGLDAMVEHNARDGRLAFTSSLPEAMRSSDVYFIAVGTPPGEDGSADLQYVLAVAREIGAHLERYALVVDKSTVPVGTAEQVRAAIDSELERRGVHVEFDVVSNPEFLKEGAAIHDFMKPDRIVVGAESDRAIDLMRELYADFTRSHDRLLVMGVRDAEMTKYVANAMLATKISFMNEVANLCDRMGVDVENVRTGIGSDSRIGYSFIYPGCGYGGSCFPKDVKALIRMAGNHDFVPSVLEAVEARNEQQKGYLFEKIRAHYGPDLSGRRFALWGLAFKPGTDDMREAASKVLLRQLIDAGASVRAYDPIAMDVARDELPAEWFGDGRLTLVDHQYDALRDADALALVTEWKPFRHPDFDAMRRLMRPDPAIFDGRNQYQPENMQSDGFVYYGVGR
- a CDS encoding phosphomannomutase/phosphoglucomutase: MNDLSCFMPYDIRGRVPDDLDTALARDIGRAFVAEFGARRVVVGHDVRLESPALAAALSTGLADSGADVVDIGLCGTEEVYFGTVHQAADGGIMVTASHNPKGYNGMKLVRAGAVPVSGDSGLLAIRDRIAARDLPPPGPPGRVMVNDDKTPYLQHLLGYIDPAALRPLKIVADPGNGGAGPVVQRLAERLSPLEFVLIHEIPDGNFPNGVPNPLLPERRAATTEAVRMHGADFGIAWDGDFDRCFLFDADGRFIEGYYLVGLLAEVMLRKYPGEKILHDPRLTWNTIEQVKAAGGQPVLTKTGHAFMKERLRREDAVYGGEMSAHHYFRDFAYCDSGMIPWLLIAELISRSGRSLAELVDARMAAFPCSGEINYRVPAVAPVLERVLAHFAPQHPGIDRTDGISVEFPDWRFNLRASNTEPLLRLNVESRGDPGAVARHVQELASLIESR
- a CDS encoding mannose-1-phosphate guanylyltransferase/mannose-6-phosphate isomerase, which produces MIHAVILAGGSGTRLWPLSRRQLPKQFLRLEGDRSLLEATLDRLQPLVDPANALVVTGCEHARGEAYQALRPFRTLLEPVGRNTAPAIALAAAWLSRGGADPVMLVLPADHVIRDRPAFHAALRQAIDAAEQGALVTFGIRPTHPETGYGYVRAVTDGRADAPVERFTEKPDAATAEAFLADGHYWWNSGMFVWRASTILDEIQRHLPDLYEVLERIRAEWHREPERDDPQPAVEALFHEMPSISIDYGVLERSDNVRLVPCDIGWSDVGSWDAVHELAQQDARGNAAQGNVLAIDCDNTLIHAGKRLVAAAGVRDLCVVETADAVLVVPRGETQRVRDLVGELNRRDAAESRLHLTVQRPWGSYTVLEESPAYKMKRITVTPGASLSLQRHQHRSEHWIVVSGTATVTRGEEVFTVTRNESTYIPIGERHRLENRGRIPLQIIEVQVGEYLEEDDIERFDDVYQRHQAN
- a CDS encoding DUF302 domain-containing protein, yielding MTKKLIVTGIGGFVLGVGAMMLTAFSAAPKLMIVEDDSRYTFEETIEIVETTAAEHGWKVPTVHMLHDAVAPYGYDVGRVAVVELCQPHHAAKILAEDRAKLVTSLMPCRISVYETGDGRVVVSRMNTQLMAQAFGGTIAKVMADATEENETILKGVLN